The Streptomyces sp. A2-16 sequence CAGAGGGCGGGCGGGGCAGGGCGCGTGGAGAACCAGAGGACGGTGGCCGACGGGTTGCGGCTCGTCGTGTGGGGCCTGAGCCGGCTCGTGTACGTCGTGCTCGGCGGTGCCGCGCTGGTCGCCATCGCGACCGTCGCCTCGGTCCTCGGCCCCACCCTCGCCCTCGACCTCTACACCCCGCCCGTCGCCGCCTGGTGGACCGTCTTCACCGCGATCGTGGTCCAGGGAGTGCCCTTCCTGCTGCTCGGCACGGTCGTCTCCGCGGCCATCGGCGCCTTCGTGCCGGAACGGGTCTTCACCCGGCTCCTCCCGCGCAACCAGGCCCTCGCGGTCCCGGTGGCGGGCGCGGCCGGGGTGGTCCTGCCGGGGTGCGAGTGCGCGTCCGTGCCGGTGGCCGGGAGCCTGATGCGGCGGGGGGTGGCTCCGGCGGCGGCACTGGCGTTCCTGCTGTCCGCGCCCGCGATCAACCCCGTGGTGCTCGTCGCGACCTCCGTCGCGTTTCCCGGACAGCCCGCGATGGTGCTCGGCAGGCTGGTCGCCTCGCTCGCCGCGGCCGTGGTGATGGGGTGGCTGTGGGCGCGGTTCGGGCGCGAGGAGTGGCTGCGACTGCCGAAACGATCAAGCGGTACGCCCGCCCGCGGACTGCGGGCCTTCGGCGCCGGGCTCCAGCACGACTTCCTGCACGCGGGCGGCTTCCTGGTGCTCGGCGCCGCGGCCGCGGCGACCTTCGGCATCGTCGTACCGCGCTCGGTCCTGGACCTCTTCACCGGTTCGGCCTGGCTCTCGGTGCTGCTGCTGGCCGTCCTGGCGGTCGTGCTGTGCGTGTGCAGCGAGGCGGACGCGTTCGTGGCGGCCTCCCTGAGCGGTTTCTCGCCCACGGCACGGCTGGCGTTCATGGTCGTGGGCCCGATGGTCGACCTCAAGCTGATCGCCCTCCAGACCGGCACCTTCGGCCGGGCCTTCGCCGTCCGCTTCTCCTCCGTGACGTGGGCGGTGGCCGTGCTGAGCAGCGTGCTCGTGGGGTGGTGGCTGCTGTGAGGCGCTACGGCTCCTGTCTCCTCCTCGCCCTCGTCGGCGCGGCGGTCCTGCGGATATCACTCTTCAGCGAGCTGTATCTCCGGTACGTGCAGGCGGGGTTGCGGCCGTATCTGGTGGCGTCCGGTGGGGTGTTGGTGCTGCTGGGGGCCGCGACGGCGGTCGTACGGCGGGGTGAGCGGGACGTCGTGGGGGATGCGGACGGGCACGGTGACGCCGGGGCCGAGGGGCACGGTGACGTCAGGTCCGGAAGCCACGGCCACGGCCACGGCGACGACCAGGGCGACGACCCCGATCACGGCCACGCGCATGCCGGCGCCGGACCCCGGATCGCCTGGCTGCTCACCCTGCCCGCCCTCGCGCTGCTCCTCTTCCCGCCGCCCGCCCTCGGCTCCTACAGCGCCGAGCGCGAAGCGGCGCAGAGGGCGGCCCAAGGCGTCGGGACCTTTCCCGCCCTGCCCGCCGGGGACCCGGTCGAGCTCACGCTCGGGGAGTTCGCTTCACGGGCGATCTACGACAGCGGGCGCTCCCTGAAGGGCCGTACGGTCCGGATGACCGGGTTCGTGACCCACGGCGACGAGGGGACCTGGTACCTCACCCGGCTCTCCGTCACCTGCTGCGCCGCCGACGCCACGACCAGCAAGGTCGAGGTGCGTGGTGCCCCGGACGGGGCCCCGCCGGTCGACACCTGGGTCACCGTCACCGGCACCTGGCACCCCAAGGGCGCACTCGGCACCGACGGCGCGTGGCCACCGGTGGTGGACGCGAGCGCGGTGCGGCGGGTGACCGAGCCGGCGGATCCGTACGAGAAGCGCTGAACGGGGTGCCGGGGACGCGCTGAACGGGGTTCCGGGGCGGCCGCCGCCGTTCGGTCGGCGGCGGCCGCCTTGGGAGGACGCGCGGCACGTCGCGCGCGGTCCTCCCGGAAGGTCCCCGGCCCGCTCGGGACGGCGGGAGTCGCCCCGGTCGGCGTCGCGGAACGGGGACGTGGAACGGGGATGTGGGACACGGCACCGTGAGCACGGCGCCGTGCTGCTCGGGCGGGGCCCGGTCGGTGGGGAGGGGAACGGACAAGGGCGCGCAGGAGGCTTCAGCACGCGATGCTGTGCGGCCGCTCCCTGACCGTCATCGACGACCGTAATGAATGGGTGCGTGGTCTGTGAAGGGCGCGTGCGGGTTCCGGAGGGCCGAACCCCCGTGCCTGGCGGGCCGCGCGGCGAGGCAGCCCGACGCCCCGCCGCCCACGACCAGCCCGGGTCACCCTGGCCCTCCGACGGCTCATACCTGCACCCGGCCCTGCCTCCGCACTTCCGTCAGCCGCTCGGCTCCCAGCTGTACGACCGTCTGCGTGGCCTCCGCCTGGACGTCGCCGAAGCCGCCGTTCGTCACGCTGATCGCGTCCTCCCCCACCCGGAGCGCGGCGACGTCCAGCGTGAGTGTCGTCGGCTCGCCGTCCGGTGACTGCCCGGTCAGCAGCACCCGCAGCCCCTGGCGGGCGTCCCCCGCCTCCGGCAACGGCAGGTCGCTGACCTGCACACCCAGGACGGCCCCCGTGGTCGTGGTGGCCGCGAACTGGGCGCACTTGCGCGGCAGGCCCCTGAGCCAGGTCAAGGTCTTGTCGATCTCGGCCGGCGGACGCGCGAGCACCTGGTACCGCATCTGCGCCTGGTTCCACTCGTCGTCCATCCCGGCGACCGCGCGGGGCTCGGCGTCGGCCCCGAACAGCTCGTCCGCGTACAGCGAGTCGAGCAGTGGCTGACACGCCCGCCGGTCGGCCTTCGCCTTCAGCACCCCGTCGTGCCAGGTGGCCGTGCCCTGGGTCGGCATCCACGGCTCACCCAGATCCGCGTCGGTGACGAGCGCGGCCTGCGCCATGGCCGCGGTGAGGGTCGTGGCGGCGGCGGACGAGGACGCCTTCGGGGACGGCGGAGGGGCGCTGGTGGGCCGGGTGATCGGCCGCTTGGGTGCGGTGGGCGGTGTGGAGAGCGCGGAACAGCCGGTGGCGGCGAGGAGCCCGCCGAGGACGAGGGCGGAGGCGACGGCGCGGGCGGCGCGGGGCGGGGTCATGCTTCAAGTGATCACCGGGTTCCTGGAGGTCACCAGCGGTCCGGGCCGTATGGGTTACGGGGTGCGCGGCCCGTGGACGGGCCGGGCTGCCGCGGGCCGGCCGTAATTCACTTGCCGTGGCCACCCGGTCGGCGCTGCACTGTGGCCGGGCACCACGCTTCGTGGTGCCCGTGTTGCGAGGAGGAAGCGGCGGCGATGGAGATACGTTCCGCGACCGATGAGGACTTCGACGTCTTCGTCGACACCGTCCATGCCGCGTTCGGGCTCTTTCCGGGGACCCCGACCGACGGCGGCGGCCTGTGGTGGTCGGCCCTCGAGAAGGACCGCTGCCTGCTCGCCCGCGCGGCGGACGGACGGCCCGTGGGTACCGCCGCCGCGTACCCCTTCGAACTCACCCTGCCCGGTGAGTCCCTCGTCCCGGTCCCCGGGGTGACCGCCGTCGGCGTCCTTCCCTCGCACCGGCGCCGGGGCGTGCTCACGGCGATGATGCGGCATCAGCTGGCCGAGACGCGGGACCGCGGGGAGTTCCTCTCCGTGCTGCTGGCTTCCCAGGCCACGATCTACGGCAGGTTCGGCTACGGACCGGCGACGTACACGACGAAGCTGACGGTGCAGCGCCACGAGGCCGACTTCGCCGCGCCCCGGGCACGCGCGGCGGCCGACACCGAGTCGCCCGGCCCGGCCGCGAGCTCGGAGGACGGATCGCACGACGGATCCCGCGACGGATCGCACGACGGATCCCGCGACGGCTCGGTCGAGGTGCTGCGGCGGGCCGAGTGCGGCGAGATCCTGGAGGAGGTCTACGACCGGTACCGCCGCACCCGTCCCGGCGCGCTGTCCCGGCCGCACCGCTGGTGGGCCCTGCGCGCGGGGCAGCCCCCGATCTCGCCGGCGCCGCGCTACATCGCGGTCCACCGCGACGCGGACGGCGTCCCGGACGGCTACGCCAGCTACTCGGTCGACTCCGGCACCCTGACGGTCGACGAGACCATCGCCTGCGACGACACCGTCTTCACGGCCCTGGCCCGGTTCGTCCTGGAGCACGACCTGGTCACCAAGGTCGTGTTCAAGCAGGTCCCGCCCGATCACCCCCTGCGCTGGCAGCTGGCGGACTTCCGCGGCGGCAAGGTGAGCGACGAGTCGGACTGGCTCTGGGTGCGGCTGCTGGACGTGCCGCGTGCGCTGACCGCGCGCGCCTGGTTCACGGACGGGGAACTCGTCCTCGACGTGACGGACCCGTTCCTCGGCGAGCACGGCCGCCACCTGCTGACCGTCCGCGACGGCAAGGCCGACTGCGTCCCCACCGACCGGGAGCCCGACCTGTCCCTGGACGTGCGCGACCTGGGCTCGGTCTACCTCGGCGGCACCGCCCCGAGCACACTCGTGCGCGCCGGCCACATCCGGGCCCACCACCCGTCCGCGGCCCCCCTCGCCGACGCCCTCTTCCGCACCGACCGCCCGCCGCACTGCCTGCACTGGTTCTGACCGCCCCGGGTCGGCCGCAGCCACGAGGTGGGGCAACTTTTGTCTCCCGATGGTCCACGCCGACGTACCGGGCCGATACGGTCCCGGTGTGTCGGAGTCGTTGTGGGAGACCGCACTCGGGGACTGGTACGGGCCGGCCACTCCCCTGATGCAGAGGACTCGGGCGTACGGTCCGAACAGGCGCGGTGAGATCGTGCTGCGCCGTTGGCTGCGTGTGCTGGCGGCGCGTTCCGTCGCCGCGGGCTTCGCCGTCATGGGGGTGCTCGTCGCGTTCCACGCGGTCGGCGTTCCTCCGCGGCGCCCGCAGGACTCGGGGTTCGGCTCGGCCGTCTGCTTCGTCATGGCTGCCGTGCTCTGGCACTTCTCCCTGCTCCGTCTGGTGCTGCGGCCCGGCGAGATCGTTCGTTACGGCGTGTTCCGTCACGTGGTCGTGCCATGCGCGGCCGTGGAACGGATCCGTCGATCCTCGACAGGGCGGGGAAACACCCTGAAGCTGAAGACGTACGGCGGCCAGACGGTGGCCCTGTACTGGTTCGACGGATCTCTGTGGGACGCCCTCTTCGACTTCTCGAAGGTGTGCGAGGACGCCCTGCGCGCCCACGTCCGCGACGGCGCCCGCGGGCATCCGGAGGATCGGCGCGCGTTCCGCTGGAGTCCCAACCGTTCGTCCGCCGCCGCAGCGCTGTGGGCCGCCGCCGTGGTGGCTTCCGCGTTCGGCATCGCGATGCTGCGGGGCTGACGAAGACCGTGCGCCGTCCGGCGCTGCCGGTGGACTCGTCGGCGTAGGGGAGGATGCAGGAGAGTGCCATGGATCGAGAGCGCGGCGGGGTGGGGATGGGGCCCGAGGAATCCGAGCCCGTGGTCGGCATTGCCAAGCCGACGGGCCAGAAAGCACGTGAAGCCTGGGGTGCAGAGGCGTACTCGATCCTCGTAGGCGTAGCGCAGACGTACCACGCGGTGATCACTTACAAGGAGCTGGCGGAAGAGATCCAGAGTCGGACGGGAATCCGGACCAGGACCCTCCTGCACAACTGGATCGGTCCGGTCCTGGGCTGGGTGGTGCGTGAAGCCGATCGCCGCGGCGATCCACCGCTGACAGCGCTGGTGGTCCACACGGGCGACGGCAAAGTGGGCAGCGGATACAAGGAAGTTCTGGCGGTCGCCGGAGAGCCCCCGGTGGACGACGAACTGGAGCGTGAGCACCACGCTGCCGACGCCCGCCTTGCTTGCTACCGTCACTTCGGGGCAACCATGCCGCCCGATGGCGGTGTGGCGGCTTTGGCTCCCAGACTGCAAGCCACTGTCGAACGCCGCCGCGAGCGCACCGACAAGCCCGCCCAGATCTGTGAGCGCTGCTTCGTCCAACTGCCTTCGACGGGCCTATGTGATTCGTGCGGATAGCCGACGGCGCGCTCGATGCGGTTCCGGCACAGCTGGGAGAGCAGCGCTGCAGGAGTTTGATCCGGGCGCGGCCCAGAGGCGTTGAGTCCGGGCTAGCGCTTCTTGCGGATCCTGCGCTTCTTCTCTTTGGCTTCCTTCTCCTTGCGTTGCGCCACACCGTAGGCAGACCACGGTCCCTGATGGACTGGACACCGGGAGGTGCCGCCTACCACCTTCCGCTGACATCGACCGCCTGTCTTGGTCGGAGCACCACACTTGGCCACGCTGCTTCCCCCTCCGGTCGCGACACGCACTACGTGGAGCTCCAGGAACCGTGGCTCGGCTTTCGCCGACAGGGAAGGCGCGTGCCGGGTCGCCGGTTGCGCGCGGGCGCACGTCGACGCCATCAGCGGGGTAAGCCGCGCTCATGTGGCGCCAGTTCAAGCGCTGACCTGGGCGAATGGCGGTAACTCGTCGCGCTTCTCCGGGATGTCCAGTTCCGCCCATACCGTCTTGCCGACCGTGAGCTTCTCCACCGCCCAACGACCGGCCAGGACGCGGACGATGAGCAGGCCCCGGCCGAACTGGTCGTCGGGGTGGGGTGGTCGGGTACCGGGGAGGCGTTCGCCTCTCGGGTCGGTCACCGCGACGCGGAGGGCGGTGGCGGTGAGGGACGTCTCGACGCGGAAGAGGCGGTCTCGTAGACAGCCGTGGAGCAACGCGTTCGTGCACAACTCGCTTGCCAGCAAAGCCGCGTCGCCGGCGAGGGCGGGATGGCCCCAGTCGACGGCGAGTCCGGCGACGTGTCTGCGGGCGAGGGTGACGCTGCGCGGGTACGGGGTGTAACTGACCTCGTCGTGGCGGTCGTAGGACTTGGGAGGGCGGGGAGGGCAGGAGTCGGTCACGGAGTCCTCCTGGGTGTGGGGAGTCGCGGTGGCTTCGCCGTGCGGACAGCACGGTGCTCTTCCGTCAAATGGTTGCCTTTAGTGGCCGATCGAGTACTGACGGTAGTGGCGCGCTCGCTGTATGCGCAAGCAGTCTCGGGGAAATATGTCTCCTGTGTGGCTTGTGTTGTCGCTCCGGTGAACCGCACACTGGCCGCGACCAGGAGGTGACCCGAGGTGTCCACAGGCCAGTTCACGCGCGGAACGCGCGTATCCACCGTCCTCGCGCGCAAGTTGGGCGGTGAACTGCTGAGGCTCCGGGACCGGGCCGGCCTGACCCAGCCGCAGGCTGCGGAGGCGCTGTCGGCGACGGCCGCCAAGGTGGCCAAGATGGAGCGCGGGTGGGTCCCGTTCCGCGATCCCGACATCAAGACCCTGTGCGAGCTGTACGGCGTGACCGACCCGAAGCCCCTGGAGCGGCTGTTGAGCCTCGCCAGGACCGACCGGGAGCGCCGCAAGGCCAAGGGGTGGTGGAACCAGTACCCCGAGTTGCGTTCTCTGGTGGAGTACGTGGCCCTGGAGGACATCGCGACCGGCGTCCGGACCTGGCAGGGGGCCTTCGTCCCGGGCCTGTTGCAGACGCCGGACTACGCCAGGGCGCTGGCGATCGGCAACGCCGACTGGGACGAGCCGGGGGAGATCGAGCGGTTCGTGGAGGCGAAGGTCGCCCGGCAGGGGCGGTTGACGGACAGCAGTCCGCTCGACCTGTGGGCCGTTGTCGGAGAGGGGGCGCTACGCCAACTGGTCGGCGGGCGTGAGGTCATGCGGAGCCAGCTGGCGCACCTGGTCGAGGCCTCTCGGCTGCCCAACGTCAAACTTCAGGTGGTTCCGTTCCTCGCGGGCTCCCACCCCGGCATGACCAGTGCCTTCAGCGTCGTCTCCTTCGCCGAACCCGGCGCGATGGACGTGGTCTACATGGACACGACCTCGTCTACGCTGTGGCTGGAGAGCGAGGCGGACGCCGCCCGTCACAACAACAAGTTCGAGCGGATCGCAAGGAACGGACTCGCCCTTCAGGATTCCGTCGAGCTGATCGAACGCATCCGCAAGGAGCTGTGAACCGTGCCGCACTTCGAGTTCGCCAAGTCCAGCCACAGCAGCGGCAACGGCGAGTGCGTCGAAGTCGCCCGCAATCGTCCCGGCACCGTCGCCGTCCGCGACTCCAAGGCCCCCCACGGCCCGATACTCCACGTCGTCCCCGACACCTGGACCACCTTCATACGGTCCCTGGACCGCACGCGCTCCTGACCGGATCCTCAGGGCACCTGCCCCAACAGCCCCCGTACCTCCTCGTCCACCACCCGGTACCGCACCACGCGGCCCTCCTTCTCGCCCGCCACGACCCCGGCGGCCCGCAGCAGCCGTAGCGCCTGCGACACGGCCGGGTCGTTCATGCCGGTCGCGATCGCGAGGTCGGAGACGGCCAGTGGGCCGGTCCGGTGCAGGGCGAGGAGGAGGGACAGGCGGTTCGGGTCGGCGAGGAGGGCGAAGCGGTCGGACCAGGTGCGGACGTGTCCCGGGTCGCCGATCGCGGCGATCGCGTCGCACACCCGGTGCCCGTCGATGGTGCGGCGGTCGGCTCGGTCGGCCGGGACGAGGTGCATGGGCTCATCCTCGCAGGCACGCGCGAGACGCGGCCGCCCTGTGTGATCTTCCATACCTGCGCAGGTGTGCAGCTATGCAGGAGACCCGGCCCCCGCCTACGGTGGGCGGGCCGTGGTGCTCGGGAAGCCGGTGACGACCCCTCAAGGGTCCAGTCCGGTGCGGCCCTCGCCACTGTGATCGGGAAGTGTCCGTGCCCTTGAAGCCACTGGTCGCACGACTGGGAAGGCAGGCGCGCACACGCACGACCCGTAAGCCAGGAGACCGGCCACGGCACGTCAGGAACTGATCCACGAGGTGCTGGAGCTGACCGTATGACCGAACCTGCCCTGGCCGACACCGCCGCCGACTCCTCCTTCCGCTGGCGGCGCGAGGACACCGTGAAGACGGTCGGTCTGATGGCCGCGATAGCCGCCCTGCACGTCCTCGCGTTCGGCATCCTCTTCCTTCTCGTCGTCCCGGGGCACTACGAGGTCGGAGACAAGGCCTTCGGCATCGGTCTCGGCATCACCGCCTACACCCTCGGCATGCGGCACGCCTTCGACGCCGACCACATCGCCGCGATCGACAACACCACCCGCAAGCTGATGGCCGACGGCAAGCGGCCGGTGTCGGTGGGGTTCTGGTTCGCGCTCGGCCACTCCAGCGTCGTCGTGCTGCTGGCCGCGCTCATCGCGGGCGGCACCCAGCTCGCCGGCAAGGTCATGAACGAGGGCTCCAGCACCCACCAGGTCCTGGGTTTCCTCGGTACGACGATCTCCGGCACGTTCCTCTACCTCATCGCCGCCCTCAACCTGGTCGCCCTGCTGGGCATCCTGAAGGTCTTCCGGGCCATGCGGGCGGGGTCGTACGACGAGAAGGAGCTGGAGCAGCACCTGGATTCCCGGGGCTTCATGAACCGGATCCTCGGGCGGCTCACCAGGTCCATCACCCGGCCGGGGCAGATGTACCCGCTGGGCTTCCTGTTCGGGCTCGGCTTCGACACGGCCACCGAGGTCACGCTCATGGTGATGGCCGGGTCGGGCGCGGCGGCCGGACTCCCCTGGTACGCGATCCTCTGCCTCCCCCTCCTCTTCGCCGCCGGCATGAGCCTGTTCGACACCCTCGACGGCACCTTCATGAACTTCGCCTACCAGTGGGCCTTCTCCAACCCGGTGCGCAAGGTCTTCTACAACCTCGCCATCACCGGGCTGTCCATCGCGGTCGCCTTCTTCATCGGCACGATCGAGCTCGTCGGAGTGCTGCACGACAAGTTCGACCTCACCGACGCCCTCACCACCTGGATCGCCGACATCGACCTCGACAACGTCGGCTACGTCATCGTCGGCCTGTTCGTGGTGGTGTGGGCGGCGGCGATCGCCTACTGGCGGCTCGCGAAGGTGGAGCAGCGGTGGGGCGTCAGCGGCTCCTGAGGGCCGTGACGTCGGGGAGCGGGTGACTAGACCCCCTCCACCGCCGTCAGCCACAGCTTCACGTACCGCTCCACGTCCACGTCCAGGCCCACGTCCACGAGGGTCACTTCGCGTCCGCCCTCGTGGATCTCGGACTCACCGGGACGGCGGCGGCGGTCGACGACGGTCTGGCCGCGGGTCGGGCCGGGGGTCAACGAGACCTCCACCGGGAGGAGTTCGGTGGTCAGGCCACCCGGGTCGACGACCGCGCACACCGCGCCCGCGTCGCCGAGACCGCCGGTGGGGGTGGGGTCGCCGGAGGTGGCCGGGTCGCGGTGGGCGAGGAGTTCGCCGGCCATGCGGAGGCTGGGTTCCGAACTCGCCCTCAGGCGCTGGACGTCGGCGGCCGGGACGACGACCCGCTCGAAGACGTCCAGGCCGTACATCGTGATCGGCACCCCCGCGGTGAGCAGTACAGCGGCCGCCTCGGGGTCGTG is a genomic window containing:
- a CDS encoding permease; amino-acid sequence: MADGLRLVVWGLSRLVYVVLGGAALVAIATVASVLGPTLALDLYTPPVAAWWTVFTAIVVQGVPFLLLGTVVSAAIGAFVPERVFTRLLPRNQALAVPVAGAAGVVLPGCECASVPVAGSLMRRGVAPAAALAFLLSAPAINPVVLVATSVAFPGQPAMVLGRLVASLAAAVVMGWLWARFGREEWLRLPKRSSGTPARGLRAFGAGLQHDFLHAGGFLVLGAAAAATFGIVVPRSVLDLFTGSAWLSVLLLAVLAVVLCVCSEADAFVAASLSGFSPTARLAFMVVGPMVDLKLIALQTGTFGRAFAVRFSSVTWAVAVLSSVLVGWWLL
- a CDS encoding TIGR03943 family protein yields the protein MRRYGSCLLLALVGAAVLRISLFSELYLRYVQAGLRPYLVASGGVLVLLGAATAVVRRGERDVVGDADGHGDAGAEGHGDVRSGSHGHGHGDDQGDDPDHGHAHAGAGPRIAWLLTLPALALLLFPPPALGSYSAEREAAQRAAQGVGTFPALPAGDPVELTLGEFASRAIYDSGRSLKGRTVRMTGFVTHGDEGTWYLTRLSVTCCAADATTSKVEVRGAPDGAPPVDTWVTVTGTWHPKGALGTDGAWPPVVDASAVRRVTEPADPYEKR
- a CDS encoding GNAT family N-acetyltransferase, translated to MEIRSATDEDFDVFVDTVHAAFGLFPGTPTDGGGLWWSALEKDRCLLARAADGRPVGTAAAYPFELTLPGESLVPVPGVTAVGVLPSHRRRGVLTAMMRHQLAETRDRGEFLSVLLASQATIYGRFGYGPATYTTKLTVQRHEADFAAPRARAAADTESPGPAASSEDGSHDGSRDGSHDGSRDGSVEVLRRAECGEILEEVYDRYRRTRPGALSRPHRWWALRAGQPPISPAPRYIAVHRDADGVPDGYASYSVDSGTLTVDETIACDDTVFTALARFVLEHDLVTKVVFKQVPPDHPLRWQLADFRGGKVSDESDWLWVRLLDVPRALTARAWFTDGELVLDVTDPFLGEHGRHLLTVRDGKADCVPTDREPDLSLDVRDLGSVYLGGTAPSTLVRAGHIRAHHPSAAPLADALFRTDRPPHCLHWF
- a CDS encoding ATP-binding protein; protein product: MTDSCPPRPPKSYDRHDEVSYTPYPRSVTLARRHVAGLAVDWGHPALAGDAALLASELCTNALLHGCLRDRLFRVETSLTATALRVAVTDPRGERLPGTRPPHPDDQFGRGLLIVRVLAGRWAVEKLTVGKTVWAELDIPEKRDELPPFAQVSA
- a CDS encoding helix-turn-helix transcriptional regulator codes for the protein MSTGQFTRGTRVSTVLARKLGGELLRLRDRAGLTQPQAAEALSATAAKVAKMERGWVPFRDPDIKTLCELYGVTDPKPLERLLSLARTDRERRKAKGWWNQYPELRSLVEYVALEDIATGVRTWQGAFVPGLLQTPDYARALAIGNADWDEPGEIERFVEAKVARQGRLTDSSPLDLWAVVGEGALRQLVGGREVMRSQLAHLVEASRLPNVKLQVVPFLAGSHPGMTSAFSVVSFAEPGAMDVVYMDTTSSTLWLESEADAARHNNKFERIARNGLALQDSVELIERIRKEL
- a CDS encoding DUF397 domain-containing protein, which gives rise to MPHFEFAKSSHSSGNGECVEVARNRPGTVAVRDSKAPHGPILHVVPDTWTTFIRSLDRTRS
- a CDS encoding metalloregulator ArsR/SmtB family transcription factor; this translates as MHLVPADRADRRTIDGHRVCDAIAAIGDPGHVRTWSDRFALLADPNRLSLLLALHRTGPLAVSDLAIATGMNDPAVSQALRLLRAAGVVAGEKEGRVVRYRVVDEEVRGLLGQVP
- a CDS encoding HoxN/HupN/NixA family nickel/cobalt transporter; protein product: MTEPALADTAADSSFRWRREDTVKTVGLMAAIAALHVLAFGILFLLVVPGHYEVGDKAFGIGLGITAYTLGMRHAFDADHIAAIDNTTRKLMADGKRPVSVGFWFALGHSSVVVLLAALIAGGTQLAGKVMNEGSSTHQVLGFLGTTISGTFLYLIAALNLVALLGILKVFRAMRAGSYDEKELEQHLDSRGFMNRILGRLTRSITRPGQMYPLGFLFGLGFDTATEVTLMVMAGSGAAAGLPWYAILCLPLLFAAGMSLFDTLDGTFMNFAYQWAFSNPVRKVFYNLAITGLSIAVAFFIGTIELVGVLHDKFDLTDALTTWIADIDLDNVGYVIVGLFVVVWAAAIAYWRLAKVEQRWGVSGS